A stretch of Fusobacterium sp. SYSU M8D902 DNA encodes these proteins:
- a CDS encoding DUF368 domain-containing protein yields MIQLFLKGIIIGIANIMPGVSGGTLAVILGVYDRLTEAIGNFPTAPTKKKIEYAKFLLQIGVGAVVGVVLFARIIEFCFTNYPRLTAGGFSLLIIPSIPYIIKGEDKRAKKNIVAFILGAILTLCFVYADYKFGKDGGSRELVTVVTTAYAIKLFVCGGVAAGAMIIPGISGSLLLLMLGEYYNILGFINKFFSNLINITSYSSIGEIVTNLYIIPLTAFGVGVVLGLVLIAKLINMLLARYRSVTLFFITGIVMVSVLQIWVNLYK; encoded by the coding sequence ATGATACAACTTTTTCTAAAAGGAATTATAATAGGAATAGCTAATATTATGCCAGGAGTTTCAGGTGGAACTTTGGCTGTTATTTTGGGAGTATATGATAGATTGACAGAGGCAATAGGGAATTTTCCTACTGCTCCTACCAAGAAGAAGATAGAGTATGCTAAGTTCTTACTTCAAATAGGAGTAGGTGCTGTTGTTGGTGTGGTGTTATTTGCTAGGATAATAGAGTTTTGTTTTACAAATTATCCAAGATTGACAGCTGGGGGATTCAGTCTACTTATTATTCCCTCTATTCCATATATAATAAAGGGGGAAGACAAGAGAGCTAAAAAGAATATAGTTGCTTTTATTCTTGGGGCTATCTTGACTTTATGTTTTGTCTATGCTGATTATAAGTTTGGAAAAGATGGTGGGAGTAGAGAGCTAGTAACTGTTGTTACAACAGCCTATGCAATAAAGCTATTTGTCTGTGGTGGAGTGGCAGCAGGAGCTATGATTATTCCTGGAATATCAGGTTCACTGTTACTTCTTATGTTGGGTGAGTACTATAATATATTGGGATTTATCAATAAGTTTTTCTCAAACCTAATAAATATTACAAGTTACTCTTCAATAGGTGAGATAGTGACAAATTTATATATCATTCCGTTGACTGCTTTTGGAGTGGGAGTAGTATTGGGACTTGTACTTATAGCAAAGCTTATAAATATGCTATTGGCAAGATATAGAAGTGTAACTCTATTCTTTATCACAGGAATAGTAATGGTATCAGTATTACAAATTTGGGTAAATCTATATAAATAA